TGAACAAGGAGACCACggcgaggtgggggaggcaggtggagaaggctttgcgccGGCCCTGCTCCGAGGGGATTCTCAGCACCGCTCTGAAGATCTGCACGTAGGACACGATCATGCAGGCAAAGGAGACTAGGATTAAACACACACTAAAGATAATCACCCCAACTTCGACGAGGTCGGAGCCGGCGCAGGCCAGCTTGAGCAGCTGGGGGATTTCACAGAAGAACTGCTCCACCGTGTTGCCCCCGCAGAAGGAGATGGCGAGTGCGCCTCCCGTGTGCAGGGCAGAGTAGAGAACGCCACTGAGCCAGGCGCCGGCGGCCAGGCGGACACATGCTCTCTGGCTCATCACGCTCTCGTAGTGCAGGGgctggcagatggccacgtaccggTCGTACGCCATGACGGTGAGTAGGGCGAAATCTGCTGAAGCGAAGAAGATGACGAGAAAGACTTGGGCGACGCAGCCAGCGTAGGAAATGGAGTGGGTGTCCCGGAGGGAGTTGGCCATGGCTTTGGGGATGGTGACGGAGATGGCGCCGAGGTCGAGGAGGGACAGGTTCCCCAGgaagtagtacatgggggtgtggagccgGCGGTCGAGGGCTATGGCTGTGAGGACAAGCAGGTTCCCCACCAAGGCTGCCAGGTAAATCCCTAGTAACACCACGAAGTGCAGAATCTGCAGCTCCCGGCCGTCAGAGAACCCCAGGAGCAGGAACTCGGCCACAGCGGTGCGGTTGGGCATGTCCTTCCTCAGCGTGGCAGCTGTGGAGAGAGAAGGACAACGGTCCGGGTCGGCGCGAAGGAGGGAATGGGCCTGGCTCCCGGGCAGGAATGGCCAATGTGCCAGCACTCGAGTGACGGGACTGTTAGCACTGCTGGCTCCGATGTTCCATCCGTCGTGTTCTCGCACCGGGACCACTTGCTGTTAACTCAACGCAGCATCCTCACTTTCCCCAGCTGCGGCGTGGTAACAGGCATGAGGACGGATGGAGCGAAGCACAACCCAACCCGACAGCTCTCCCCAGGCAGGTCCCTGTGTTGTGACCATCGCCTTGCTCCCAGCTGGGCCGGGAAACTGACCAACTCAAAGACCCACCCACGTGGCCGGGCAGTAGGATGCTGAGTCACCCGGCAGCTAATCGGTCACTTCTCTGCTCTGAGCTCTGTGCCCAGACAGCCTGCTGCCAGATGGACAGATGGCACCAGATCCCAGGGGTCCTCTGCCTGCCTGTGACCACGGCTAGCAgcgtccctcccttccccatgtgtTTGTGGGTGAATCTCTGCTGGGCCCGAGAGCGGCTGTTGGGATACCTGGGTTCTTGTCTTGGCCCTGCCAGTGACCTGCTGGGTGACTCTGGGCCAGTCATGGAATCAAtgaatcacagaacagtagaactggcagggacctcgcgaGGCTGTCCAGTCTGGTCCCCTgcccagcaggacccagcaccatctagaccatccctgaccggtgtctgtccaacctgctcttccatatctccagggatggggattccacaacccccccaggcaacGTATTCCAGTGTTGCACCAGCCGGAGAGGGAGGAAGCCATTTCTtgggcatttttaaaaagaacctgAAATTGCAACTCCCCCACAAAACAATTTTGGTTCTATGATTTAAAAAACCTTTTCAGCAGAAGGGTTTCCTTGGCCAAACCCTGGGGATTGGATTTGGGGTGGTCAGtgaaaaatccattttttccctgaagggtttaaaaaaaccaatCAGCAGAagttatttaataaaactgaaagcAAAAGGCTGAATGAGTTCAAACTGTAAGTCAGATTGAATTTTCCCGTGTATTTTGATTCCCCAACATAATTAATTAAAATGCCAAACTTACTCTACTGGTTTTGGTGATTTTTTCCCATGCAGTAATTTCAGAAGAGGTATCaggaaattggaaaaagtccagagaagatcaacacaaataaCTCAAGTTCTACACAACATGACTATTGAAGAAAGATTGAAGtgactgggcttgtttagtctgtaaaagaaaagactgagaggggacatgatagcggttttcaggtatctcaaaggttgttatgaggaagaagaaaaattattctccttaacttctgaggatagaacaagaagcaatgggcttaaattgcagcaagggaggttttggctggacattaggaaaaacttcctgcctgtcaggtggttaaacactgggataagttgcccagggaggttgtggaatctccatccgtggATTTATTTgagtaggttggacagacatctatcagggatgttctagatcagtgtttctcaacctttttttataacgtacccctttttccccaaaaaaattataagtacccccagtagctacagttttcagtcacacacattattttttctcccattgcaacacatttgtttaaacaacttaatcatagtgggcgggcgatgaaatttttgggtgtaaaaagtacaaaaataataaaactctgtaaaacttaaacattGCGTTTTCTCCAGATTCCAGTTGTGTTGACCTACCTCCAGACGTCTCTCGAGTATCCCGAGGGGACTCGTCCCGCTGGTTGAGAAGCACTGGCCTAGAAGGTGATGGTCCCTGCCGggtgggcaggggatgggactcgaGGCCCCTGCCAGCTCTAGGGTTCTGAGTCTGCCTGGCAGCAGGGCTCTTCGGTCAGTGGCTGGCTGcagaccccagagtgtgggagcTGTCGGCACAGGCAGCCGAGTGCCCTTCCCCCACGCGCTGAGACTgacctgctggggctgggctcaCACCTGCACAGAGCCATGCGGAGCCGGCTTGAGCTGCACGAGCGCTGGAggggaggtgctgcagggagggatttaGCCGCGTCTGTTTCCAGCGGGACTCGCTCCCTGGGGCCTGCACAGCCCCATGGCCGAGGCcaagaacataacataacatgagaacataagaacggccgtactgggtcagaccaaaggtccatctagcccagtatcctg
The window above is part of the Pelodiscus sinensis isolate JC-2024 unplaced genomic scaffold, ASM4963464v1 ctg48, whole genome shotgun sequence genome. Proteins encoded here:
- the LOC102453321 gene encoding olfactory receptor 14A16-like, coding for MPNRTAVAEFLLLGFSDGRELQILHFVVLLGIYLAALVGNLLVLTAIALDRRLHTPMYYFLGNLSLLDLGAISVTIPKAMANSLRDTHSISYAGCVAQVFLVIFFASADFALLTVMAYDRYVAICQPLHYESVMSQRACVRLAAGAWLSGVLYSALHTGGALAISFCGGNTVEQFFCEIPQLLKLACAGSDLVEVGVIIFSVCLILVSFACMIVSYVQIFRAVLRIPSEQGRRKAFSTCLPHLAVVSLFISSGAFAYLKPASRSPAGLDLVVAILYTVLPPLMNPVIYSMRNTELKAALRKWIGWALLTKSKMPPMCLLW